A portion of the Blastochloris tepida genome contains these proteins:
- a CDS encoding hybrid sensor histidine kinase/response regulator, which translates to MDDLLREFLTETNESLDTVDVQLVRFEQDPNDKKILDNIFRLVHTIKGTCGFLGLPRLEALAHAAETLMGKFRDGMPVTGEAVTLILSTIDRLKLVLDGLERQEEEPAGSDEDLIGQLEQMALHGAAEIAAPPTAPEAESPQAQPEAEPETAVGVLVEQTLERPLRPGEVSLDELERAFRETAVELPEPVAEPAQVAMDLEAADIEVVEAKAPEPMAAEAKKPEPNKVEAKTPEAKKPEVKKPEVKKAAPKAEDDDKAPESMVKNQSIRVNVETLEHLMTMVSELVLTRNQLLEIVRRHEDSEFKVPLQRLSNVTAELQEGVMKTRMQPIGNAWQKLPRIVRDLANELGKSIELESVGAETELDRQVLDLIKDPLTHMVRNSADHGLEGPEERRANGKSETGTIRLSAFHEGGHIIIEIADDGRGLNTEKIKAKAIANGLVSEADAEKLSESQIQKFIFAPGFSTAAKVTSVSGRGVGMDVVRTNIDQIGGTIDLKSVYGEGTTVTIKIPLTLAIVSALIVEAGGDRFAIPQLAVVELVRAQTNSDHRIERIKDTPVLRLRNKLLPLVHLKRLLKIDGGQKLDEESGFIVVTQVGNQTFGIVVDGVFHTEEIVVKPMSSKLRHIPMFSGNTILGDGSVIMIIDPNGIAAAFGAGTEAHRAEEDDAEAAHAQAAGQTLSMLVFRAGSPEPKAVPLSLVTRLEEIDATKIERSNGRWLVQYRGSLMPLVTVNPHVTVRSEGTQPMLVFSEAGRSMGLVVDEIVDIVEDRLNIEVASEQPGVLGSAVIKGQATEVIDIGHYLPMAFEDWMSRKSIRVGGPSPKLLFVDDSPFFRNMLTPVLRAAGYEVVACTDGEAALATLKQDPRFDIVVADVEMPGMDGFELAEQVKADPRTKHMPMIALSSVATPASIERGRSVGFDDHIAKFDRQGLIAALKECSVEWEKAA; encoded by the coding sequence ATGGACGATCTACTTCGCGAATTCCTGACCGAGACCAACGAGAGCTTGGATACGGTCGACGTTCAGCTTGTCCGGTTCGAACAGGACCCGAACGACAAGAAGATCCTCGACAATATCTTCCGTCTTGTTCACACCATCAAGGGAACCTGCGGCTTCCTCGGCCTGCCCCGGCTGGAAGCCCTGGCGCATGCCGCCGAGACCCTGATGGGCAAGTTCCGTGACGGCATGCCGGTGACCGGCGAGGCGGTGACGCTGATCCTGTCCACCATCGACCGGCTGAAGCTGGTGCTGGACGGGCTGGAGCGCCAGGAGGAGGAGCCGGCCGGCTCCGACGAGGACCTGATCGGCCAGCTCGAACAGATGGCGCTCCACGGCGCCGCCGAGATCGCCGCGCCGCCCACCGCGCCGGAGGCCGAGAGCCCGCAGGCGCAGCCGGAAGCGGAGCCGGAGACGGCTGTCGGCGTCCTGGTCGAGCAGACGCTGGAGCGGCCGCTGCGGCCGGGCGAGGTGTCGCTCGACGAGCTGGAGCGGGCGTTCCGCGAGACCGCGGTCGAGCTGCCGGAGCCGGTGGCCGAGCCGGCCCAGGTCGCGATGGACCTCGAAGCGGCCGACATCGAGGTGGTCGAGGCGAAGGCGCCCGAACCCATGGCAGCCGAGGCGAAGAAGCCCGAGCCCAATAAGGTCGAGGCCAAGACGCCTGAGGCCAAGAAGCCCGAGGTGAAGAAGCCCGAGGTGAAGAAGGCCGCTCCCAAGGCCGAGGACGACGACAAGGCGCCGGAGTCGATGGTCAAGAACCAGAGCATCCGCGTCAATGTCGAGACGCTCGAACACCTGATGACCATGGTGTCCGAGCTGGTGCTGACCCGCAATCAGCTGCTCGAAATCGTCCGCCGCCACGAGGATTCCGAATTCAAGGTGCCGCTGCAGCGGCTGTCCAACGTCACCGCCGAGCTGCAGGAAGGCGTGATGAAGACGCGCATGCAGCCGATCGGCAATGCGTGGCAGAAGCTGCCGCGCATCGTGCGCGACCTCGCCAACGAGCTTGGCAAGTCGATCGAGCTGGAATCCGTGGGCGCGGAGACCGAGCTCGACCGGCAGGTGCTCGACCTGATCAAGGACCCGCTCACCCACATGGTGCGCAACTCCGCCGACCACGGGCTCGAAGGCCCGGAGGAGCGGCGCGCCAACGGCAAGTCGGAGACCGGAACCATCCGCCTGTCCGCCTTCCACGAGGGCGGCCACATCATCATCGAGATCGCCGACGACGGGCGCGGCCTCAACACCGAGAAGATCAAGGCCAAGGCGATCGCCAACGGGCTGGTCAGCGAGGCCGACGCCGAGAAGCTGTCGGAGAGCCAGATCCAGAAGTTCATCTTCGCGCCGGGCTTCTCGACCGCGGCCAAGGTGACCTCGGTGTCGGGGCGCGGCGTCGGCATGGACGTGGTGCGCACCAATATCGACCAGATCGGCGGCACCATCGATCTCAAGTCGGTCTATGGCGAAGGCACCACCGTCACCATCAAGATCCCGCTGACGCTCGCCATCGTCTCGGCGCTGATCGTCGAGGCCGGCGGCGACCGCTTCGCCATTCCGCAGCTGGCGGTGGTCGAGCTGGTGCGGGCGCAGACCAATTCCGACCACCGCATCGAGCGCATCAAGGACACCCCGGTGCTCCGCCTGCGCAACAAGCTTCTGCCGCTCGTGCATCTGAAGCGGCTGCTCAAGATCGACGGCGGCCAGAAGCTCGACGAGGAGTCCGGCTTCATCGTGGTGACGCAGGTCGGCAACCAGACCTTCGGCATCGTGGTCGACGGCGTGTTCCACACCGAGGAAATCGTCGTCAAGCCGATGTCCTCGAAGCTGCGCCACATCCCGATGTTCTCCGGCAACACCATTCTCGGCGACGGCTCGGTGATCATGATCATCGATCCGAACGGCATCGCCGCGGCGTTCGGCGCCGGCACCGAGGCGCACCGCGCCGAGGAGGACGATGCCGAGGCGGCGCACGCGCAGGCCGCCGGTCAGACGCTGTCGATGCTGGTGTTCCGCGCCGGCTCGCCCGAGCCCAAGGCGGTGCCGCTGTCGCTGGTGACGCGCCTGGAGGAGATCGACGCGACCAAGATCGAGCGTTCCAACGGCCGCTGGCTGGTGCAGTATCGTGGCAGCCTGATGCCGCTGGTCACCGTCAATCCGCACGTCACGGTGCGCAGCGAGGGAACCCAGCCGATGCTGGTGTTCTCCGAGGCCGGCCGCTCGATGGGCCTCGTCGTCGACGAGATCGTCGACATCGTCGAGGATCGCCTCAACATCGAGGTGGCGAGCGAGCAGCCGGGCGTGCTCGGCTCGGCGGTGATCAAGGGTCAGGCGACCGAGGTCATCGACATCGGCCACTATCTGCCGATGGCGTTCGAGGACTGGATGTCGCGCAAGTCGATCCGCGTCGGCGGTCCGTCGCCGAAGCTGCTGTTCGTCGACGACTCGCCGTTCTTCCGCAACATGCTGACGCCGGTGCTGCGGGCGGCGGGCTACGAGGTGGTGGCCTGCACCGACGGCGAGGCGGCGCTGGCGACGCTGAAGCAGGATCCGCGCTTCGACATCGTCGTCGCCGACGTCGAGATGCCGGGCATGGACGGCTTCGAGCTGGCCGAGCAGGTCAAGGCCGATCCGCGCACCAAGCACATGCCGATGATCGCGCTGTCGTCGGTGGCGACGCCCGCCTCCATCGAGCGCGGCCGCAGCGTCGGCTTCGACGATCACATCGCCAAGTTCGACCGCCAGGGCCTGATCGCCGCGCTCAAGGAATGCTCGGTCGAGTGGGAGAAGGCGGCGTGA
- a CDS encoding chemotaxis protein CheW produces MTTAMSQDTTEFVTVLIGGQLFGLPIERVHDVFMPDRLTRVPLAAPELAGVLNLRGRIVTAIDMRVRLGLPARDDGKTNMAVGIEHKGESYGLLIDQVGEVLKVSEATHEANPANLDPRWARVSAGVHRLDGQLMVILDVDRVLDNGIDALAA; encoded by the coding sequence ATGACCACGGCAATGAGCCAGGACACCACGGAATTCGTCACCGTGCTGATCGGCGGGCAGCTGTTCGGGCTTCCCATCGAGCGCGTGCACGACGTGTTCATGCCCGACCGGCTGACGCGCGTGCCGCTGGCGGCGCCGGAGCTGGCCGGCGTGCTCAATCTGCGCGGCCGCATCGTCACCGCCATCGACATGCGGGTGCGGCTCGGGCTGCCCGCCCGCGACGACGGCAAGACCAACATGGCTGTCGGCATCGAGCACAAGGGCGAAAGCTACGGCCTGCTGATCGATCAGGTCGGCGAGGTGCTGAAGGTGTCGGAAGCGACGCACGAGGCCAATCCGGCCAATCTCGATCCGCGCTGGGCGCGGGTGTCGGCCGGCGTGCATCGCCTCGACGGCCAGTTGATGGTGATCCTCGATGTCGATCGGGTGCTCGACAACGGCATCGACGCCCTCGCGGCCTGA
- a CDS encoding response regulator, whose product MKTCLVVDDSSVIRKVARRIIEGFKFSVNEAEDGEKALDACRRQMPDAVLLDWNMPVMDGYEFLKHLRAMPGGSAPKVVFCTTENDVAHIARALHAGANEYIMKPFDKEIVEAKFQEVGLI is encoded by the coding sequence ATGAAGACGTGTCTGGTGGTCGACGATTCGAGCGTCATCCGGAAGGTGGCGCGCCGCATCATCGAGGGCTTCAAGTTCTCGGTGAACGAGGCCGAGGACGGCGAGAAGGCGCTGGATGCCTGCCGCCGGCAGATGCCCGACGCCGTGCTGCTCGACTGGAACATGCCGGTGATGGACGGCTACGAGTTCCTCAAGCACCTGCGCGCCATGCCGGGCGGCTCGGCGCCGAAGGTGGTGTTCTGCACCACCGAGAACGACGTCGCCCACATCGCCCGCGCGCTGCACGCCGGCGCAAACGAATACATCATGAAGCCGTTCGACAAGGAGATCGTCGAGGCCAAGTTCCAGGAAGTCGGCTTGATCTGA
- a CDS encoding protein-glutamate methylesterase/protein-glutamine glutaminase, whose protein sequence is MTATAPILASTDQPIRVMIVDDAVVVRGLVSRWLAEETGVEVVASLRNGREAVDQFNRYDPDVVVLDIEMPELDGISTLPLLLEKKRDLIVIMASTLTRRNAEISLKALSLGAADYIPKPETNRDVTTSTTFRRELVDKIKSLAARRRRTAPRPAPAVAPVAGRPAAPPLTPRLGPLPADIRLRPFPPTPPRVIAIGSSTGGPQALQVVLKGLAPIAARFPIIITQHMPPTFTTILAEHLGRASGRPAHEGIDGEPITAGTIYVAPGGRHMVIKRVNNVPVIGLEDGPPVNYCKPAVDPLFASAADAYGAGLLAVVLTGMGSDGAHGAGDVVAHGGGVIAQDEATSVVWGMPGATAHSGVCSAVLPLNDIAPRIIRLASGDRL, encoded by the coding sequence ATGACTGCCACCGCTCCGATCCTCGCCTCCACCGACCAGCCGATCCGCGTGATGATCGTGGACGACGCCGTCGTCGTGCGCGGCCTCGTGTCGCGGTGGCTGGCCGAGGAGACGGGCGTCGAGGTCGTGGCCTCGCTGCGCAACGGCCGCGAGGCGGTCGACCAGTTCAACCGCTACGATCCGGACGTGGTGGTGCTGGACATCGAGATGCCCGAGCTCGACGGCATCTCCACCCTGCCGCTGCTGCTTGAGAAGAAACGCGATCTCATCGTCATAATGGCGTCGACGCTGACGCGCCGCAACGCCGAGATCTCGCTCAAGGCGCTGTCGCTCGGCGCCGCCGACTACATCCCCAAGCCCGAGACCAACCGCGACGTCACCACCTCGACGACGTTCCGCCGCGAGCTGGTCGACAAGATCAAGAGCCTCGCCGCGCGCCGCCGCCGCACCGCGCCGCGGCCGGCGCCGGCCGTGGCGCCGGTGGCCGGCCGGCCGGCCGCACCGCCCTTGACGCCGCGCCTCGGGCCGCTGCCCGCCGACATCAGGCTGCGGCCGTTTCCGCCGACGCCGCCGCGCGTCATCGCCATCGGCTCGTCGACCGGCGGGCCGCAGGCGCTGCAGGTGGTGCTGAAGGGGCTGGCGCCGATCGCGGCGCGCTTTCCCATCATCATCACCCAGCACATGCCGCCGACCTTCACCACCATTCTCGCCGAGCATCTCGGCCGCGCCAGTGGCCGGCCGGCGCACGAGGGCATCGACGGCGAGCCGATCACCGCCGGCACCATCTATGTCGCGCCGGGCGGCCGCCACATGGTCATCAAGCGCGTCAACAACGTGCCGGTGATCGGGCTCGAGGACGGGCCGCCGGTGAACTACTGCAAGCCGGCGGTCGACCCGCTGTTCGCTTCGGCCGCCGACGCCTATGGCGCGGGCCTGCTCGCGGTCGTGCTCACCGGCATGGGCTCGGACGGCGCCCATGGCGCGGGCGACGTCGTCGCCCATGGCGGGGGGGTCATCGCCCAGGACGAGGCGACCAGCGTCGTCTGGGGCATGCCCGGCGCCACCGCTCATTCCGGGGTGTGTTCGGCGGTGCTGCCGCTCAATGACATCGCCCCGCGCATCATCCGTCTCGCATCGGGAGATCGCCTGTGA
- a CDS encoding CheR family methyltransferase: MTPLDYEYLRKFLKERSGLLLSNDKQYLIESRLLPVARKAGLASISDLVAKLKAPGAERLAVEVTEAMTTNESFFFRDKVPFDHFRDTMLPKAMALRAKERRLRIWCAAASTGQEPYSLAILLKEAADRLVGWRVEIIGTDLSNEVLEKARAGVYSQFEVQRGLPIQMLVKYFDQSGDIWQIKPEIRAMVQYRPLNLLNDFSSLGTFDIVFCRNVLIYFDQDTKIDVLKRIAKITVPEGFLVLGAAETVVGLTDAFVPVPDKRGLYQPNVSGKPGLGSIGQPRLAAAGARV; this comes from the coding sequence GTGACGCCGCTCGATTACGAGTATCTGCGCAAGTTCCTCAAGGAGCGCTCCGGGCTGCTGCTGTCCAACGACAAGCAGTATCTCATCGAAAGCCGCCTGCTGCCGGTGGCGCGGAAGGCGGGGCTCGCCTCGATCTCCGATCTCGTCGCCAAGCTGAAGGCGCCGGGCGCCGAGCGGCTCGCGGTCGAGGTCACCGAGGCGATGACCACCAACGAGTCGTTCTTCTTCCGCGACAAGGTGCCGTTCGACCATTTCCGCGACACCATGCTGCCGAAGGCGATGGCGCTGCGGGCCAAGGAGCGCCGCCTGCGCATCTGGTGCGCGGCTGCCTCCACCGGCCAGGAGCCCTATTCGCTGGCCATCCTGCTCAAGGAGGCCGCCGACAGACTGGTCGGCTGGCGGGTCGAGATCATCGGCACCGACCTGTCGAACGAGGTGCTGGAGAAGGCCAGGGCCGGCGTCTACAGCCAGTTCGAGGTGCAGCGCGGCCTGCCGATCCAGATGCTGGTGAAGTATTTCGACCAGTCCGGCGACATCTGGCAGATCAAGCCCGAGATCCGGGCGATGGTGCAGTACCGGCCGCTCAACCTGCTGAACGATTTCTCGTCGCTCGGCACGTTCGACATCGTGTTCTGCCGCAACGTGCTGATCTATTTCGACCAGGACACCAAGATCGACGTGCTGAAGCGGATCGCCAAGATCACCGTGCCGGAAGGCTTCCTGGTGCTCGGCGCCGCCGAGACGGTGGTGGGCCTCACCGACGCCTTCGTGCCGGTGCCGGACAAGCGCGGTCTCTATCAGCCCAATGTCAGCGGCAAGCCGGGGCTCGGCTCGATCGGCCAGCCGCGCCTCGCGGCGGCGGGCGCGCGGGTGTGA
- a CDS encoding DUF411 domain-containing protein — protein sequence MLHRRAVLALGLLALAPRRAWAAAPDIDVYSDPSCGCCGAWVRHLEANGFRVRTHDLAADALAALKRARGITDALASCHTALVGGYVVEGHVPAADIRRLIAENAPARGLTVPGMPGGSPGMEGAPRERFDVLLIDLRGGTRPYATY from the coding sequence ATGCTCCATCGCCGCGCCGTCCTCGCCCTCGGCCTCCTCGCCCTCGCACCCCGGCGGGCCTGGGCGGCGGCGCCCGACATCGACGTCTACAGCGATCCGTCCTGCGGATGCTGCGGCGCCTGGGTGCGCCACCTCGAGGCGAACGGTTTCCGGGTGCGAACCCACGATCTCGCAGCCGACGCCCTCGCCGCACTGAAGCGCGCACGCGGAATCACCGATGCACTCGCCTCGTGCCACACGGCGCTGGTCGGCGGCTATGTCGTGGAAGGTCACGTCCCGGCCGCCGACATCCGGCGGCTGATCGCCGAGAATGCGCCGGCCCGCGGTCTCACGGTGCCGGGCATGCCCGGCGGCTCGCCCGGCATGGAAGGCGCCCCGCGCGAACGCTTCGATGTCCTGCTGATCGATCTTCGGGGCGGCACTCGCCCTTACGCGACATATTGA
- the ctrA gene encoding response regulator transcription factor CtrA, protein MRVLLIEDDSATAQSIELMLKSESFNVYTTDLGEEGVDLGKLYDYDIILLDLNLPDMSGYEVLRTLRVSKVKTPILILSGLAGIEDKVKGLGFGADDYLTKPFHKDELIARIHAIVRRSKGHAQSVIATGDLIVNLDTKTVEVHGARVHLTGKEYQMLELLSLRKGTTLTKEMFLNHLYGGMDEPELKIIDVFICKLRKKLANASNGKNYIETVWGRGYVLREPSDTDERIPA, encoded by the coding sequence ATGCGTGTCCTGCTGATTGAGGACGACAGCGCGACCGCGCAGAGCATCGAGCTGATGCTCAAGTCGGAGAGCTTCAACGTCTATACGACCGACCTCGGTGAGGAAGGCGTCGACTTGGGCAAGCTCTACGACTACGACATCATCCTGCTCGACCTCAACTTGCCGGACATGTCCGGCTACGAGGTGCTGCGCACCCTGCGCGTCTCCAAGGTCAAGACGCCCATCCTGATCCTCTCCGGCCTCGCCGGCATCGAGGACAAGGTGAAGGGTCTCGGCTTCGGCGCCGACGACTACCTGACCAAGCCGTTCCACAAGGACGAGCTGATCGCGCGCATCCACGCCATCGTGCGGCGCTCGAAGGGGCACGCCCAATCGGTCATCGCCACCGGCGACCTGATCGTCAATCTCGACACCAAGACCGTCGAGGTGCACGGCGCCCGCGTCCATCTCACCGGCAAGGAGTACCAGATGCTGGAACTCCTCAGCCTGCGCAAGGGCACGACGCTGACCAAGGAGATGTTCCTCAACCATCTCTATGGCGGCATGGACGAGCCGGAGCTGAAGATCATCGACGTCTTCATCTGCAAGCTGCGCAAGAAGCTGGCCAACGCCTCCAACGGCAAAAACTACATCGAGACCGTGTGGGGCCGCGGCTACGTGCTGCGCGAGCCGTCCGACACCGACGAGCGTATTCCAGCCTGA
- the fliI gene encoding flagellar protein export ATPase FliI: MKALADQIAEIGAVEIYGRVATVRGLLVEVAGPVNSMPIGARISVETAPGRAIPCEVVGFVAGRALLMPFSDLEGVRRGCRAIVSPVVPSVRPSAGWLGRVVNAMGEPVDGKGPLPPGAEPYPFRNSPPSAHARRRVGGPLDLGVRALNTFLTCCRGQRMGIFAGSGVGKSVLLSMLARNTVADVSVIGLVGERGREVKEFLEDDLGEEGLKRAVVVVATSDEPALMRRQAAYLTLAIAEYFRDQGADVLCMMDSVTRFAMAQREIGLSTGEPPTAKGYTPTVFTELPRLLERAGPGVGEGTITGIFSVLVDGDDHNEPVADAVRGILDGHIVMERSIAERGRYPAINVLKSVSRTMPRSCDPAYWPAVQRAKRVLATYADMEELIRLGAYRAGASPEVDEAIGLTPALETFLAQAKDDSTSLADGYRRLAEIVGVAKAGTK; encoded by the coding sequence ATGAAGGCGCTGGCCGATCAGATCGCCGAGATCGGCGCGGTGGAGATCTATGGCCGCGTCGCCACGGTGCGCGGCCTGCTGGTCGAGGTCGCCGGGCCGGTCAATTCGATGCCGATCGGCGCGCGCATCTCGGTGGAGACGGCGCCGGGGCGCGCGATCCCCTGCGAGGTGGTCGGCTTCGTCGCCGGCCGGGCGCTGCTGATGCCGTTCTCCGACCTTGAGGGCGTGCGGCGCGGCTGCCGGGCCATCGTGTCGCCGGTGGTGCCGAGCGTGCGGCCCTCGGCCGGCTGGCTGGGCCGGGTCGTCAACGCCATGGGCGAGCCGGTGGACGGCAAGGGGCCGCTGCCGCCAGGTGCCGAGCCCTATCCGTTCCGCAATTCGCCGCCCTCCGCCCATGCCCGCCGCCGGGTCGGCGGGCCGCTCGATCTCGGGGTGCGGGCGTTGAACACCTTCCTCACCTGCTGCCGCGGCCAGCGCATGGGCATCTTCGCCGGCTCCGGCGTCGGCAAGTCGGTGCTGCTGTCGATGCTGGCGCGGAACACCGTGGCCGATGTGTCGGTGATCGGCCTGGTCGGCGAGCGCGGCCGCGAGGTCAAGGAGTTCCTGGAGGACGATCTCGGCGAGGAGGGGCTCAAGCGGGCGGTGGTGGTGGTGGCCACCTCCGACGAGCCGGCCCTGATGCGCCGGCAGGCGGCCTATCTGACGCTGGCGATCGCCGAATATTTTCGCGACCAGGGCGCCGACGTGCTGTGCATGATGGATTCGGTCACCCGCTTCGCCATGGCGCAGCGTGAGATCGGCCTCTCCACCGGCGAGCCGCCGACCGCCAAGGGCTATACGCCCACCGTGTTCACCGAGCTGCCGCGGCTGCTGGAGCGCGCCGGCCCCGGGGTCGGCGAGGGCACCATCACCGGCATCTTCTCGGTGCTGGTGGATGGCGACGACCACAACGAGCCGGTGGCCGACGCGGTGCGCGGGATTCTCGACGGCCATATCGTGATGGAGCGGTCGATCGCCGAGCGCGGGCGCTATCCGGCGATCAATGTGCTGAAGTCGGTGTCGCGCACCATGCCGCGGTCCTGCGACCCGGCCTATTGGCCGGCGGTGCAGCGGGCCAAGCGGGTGCTCGCCACCTATGCCGACATGGAGGAGCTGATCCGGCTCGGCGCCTACCGGGCCGGCGCCAGCCCCGAGGTGGACGAGGCGATCGGGCTCACGCCGGCGCTGGAGACGTTCCTGGCCCAGGCCAAGGACGATTCCACCTCGCTCGCCGACGGCTACCGCCGGCTGGCCGAGATCGTCGGCGTGGCGAAGGCCGGGACGAAATGA
- the fliJ gene encoding flagellar export protein FliJ produces the protein MKSRETLIRLKRFQVDERRRHVVQIESMIADFERMASDLDREILTEQERAGIDDPGHFAYPTYAKAAMTRRDNLRRSADELRAQLDDARAQLGEAFEELKKVEILEERDQERERLVEAAREQVELDRIGAQLRHA, from the coding sequence ATGAAGTCGCGTGAAACGCTCATCCGCTTGAAACGCTTCCAGGTCGACGAACGTCGCCGGCATGTGGTTCAGATCGAGTCCATGATCGCCGATTTCGAGCGGATGGCCTCCGATCTCGACCGCGAGATCCTGACCGAACAGGAACGCGCCGGCATCGACGATCCCGGCCATTTCGCCTATCCGACCTACGCCAAGGCGGCGATGACGCGGCGCGACAATCTGCGCCGGTCGGCCGACGAGCTGCGGGCCCAGCTCGACGACGCCCGCGCGCAACTGGGCGAGGCGTTCGAGGAGCTGAAGAAGGTCGAGATCCTCGAGGAGCGCGACCAGGAGCGTGAGCGGCTGGTCGAGGCGGCGCGCGAGCAGGTCGAGCTCGACCGCATCGGCGCCCAATTGCGCCACGCCTGA
- a CDS encoding TRAP transporter substrate-binding protein — protein sequence MKITRLAPRATAILGAAAIVAAAASLLLSSQPARADQPIVIKFSHVVAPDTPKGKGADRFRELAEKYTDGAVKVEVYPNSQLYKDKEELEALQLGAVQMLAPSLAKFGPLGVREFEVFDLPFIFPDKAALRKVTDGPIGKELLAKLEPKGIVGLAYWDNGFKVMSANRPLKTPDDFLGLKMRIQSSKVLEAEMKALGAVPQVMAFSEVYQALQTGVVDGTENPPSNMYTQKMHEVQKHATVSNHGYLGYAVIANKAFWEGLKPEIREGLEKAMAEATEYANSIAQQENDDSLAAMKAAGKTTFHEFTPKEKEAWIKALLPVHEEMASRIGADLIARTQKETGLVP from the coding sequence ATGAAAATTACAAGGCTCGCGCCTCGCGCTACGGCAATTCTCGGTGCTGCGGCAATTGTTGCCGCTGCGGCAAGCCTTTTGCTGTCGTCGCAGCCCGCGCGTGCGGACCAGCCGATCGTCATCAAGTTCAGCCACGTGGTGGCGCCGGACACGCCCAAGGGCAAGGGGGCGGATCGTTTCCGGGAACTGGCGGAGAAGTACACGGACGGCGCGGTCAAGGTTGAGGTCTATCCCAATTCCCAGCTCTACAAGGACAAGGAGGAGCTGGAGGCGCTGCAGCTTGGCGCGGTGCAGATGCTGGCGCCCTCGCTCGCTAAGTTCGGCCCGCTCGGCGTGCGCGAGTTCGAGGTGTTCGACCTGCCCTTCATCTTCCCGGACAAGGCGGCGCTGCGGAAGGTCACCGACGGCCCGATCGGCAAGGAACTCCTGGCCAAGCTTGAGCCGAAGGGCATCGTCGGGCTGGCCTATTGGGACAACGGCTTCAAGGTGATGAGCGCCAACCGGCCGCTCAAGACGCCGGACGACTTCCTCGGCCTCAAGATGCGCATCCAGTCCTCCAAGGTGCTGGAGGCGGAGATGAAGGCGCTGGGCGCTGTGCCGCAGGTGATGGCGTTCTCGGAAGTCTATCAGGCGCTGCAGACCGGCGTGGTCGACGGCACCGAGAACCCGCCCTCCAACATGTATACCCAGAAGATGCACGAGGTGCAGAAGCACGCCACGGTCTCCAATCACGGCTATCTTGGCTATGCGGTGATCGCCAATAAGGCGTTCTGGGAGGGGTTGAAGCCCGAGATCCGCGAAGGCCTGGAAAAGGCGATGGCGGAAGCCACCGAATATGCCAACTCGATCGCCCAGCAGGAGAATGACGACTCGCTGGCGGCGATGAAGGCGGCCGGCAAGACGACGTTCCACGAGTTCACGCCCAAGGAGAAGGAGGCGTGGATCAAGGCGCTGCTGCCGGTGCACGAGGAGATGGCGAGCCGTATCGGCGCCGATCTCATCGCCCGCACGCAGAAGGAAACCGGCCTCGTTCCGTGA
- a CDS encoding TRAP transporter small permease — protein MLRLLDRLEETLIATLMAAATIVIFIAVAHRYSLGGIASVFNYGRAHEIGWLTDFGRAGFMWLRSINLTWAQELCIYMFVWMAKFGAAYGVRTGVHVGVDVLVNRLPADRQRKVVLFALMCGALFTAIVGTLGATFVWEMAHTQQVSADLEMPMWLVYLCVPLGSYLMCFRFLQVAWTFWFTGDLPHHDHAYVEGMTEEDGTPAGTGHHPGEEVKP, from the coding sequence ATGCTGAGACTGCTCGACCGGCTCGAAGAGACGCTGATTGCGACGCTGATGGCGGCGGCCACCATCGTCATCTTCATCGCCGTCGCCCACCGCTACAGCCTGGGCGGCATCGCCTCCGTGTTCAATTACGGCCGCGCCCACGAGATTGGCTGGCTGACCGACTTCGGGCGCGCCGGCTTCATGTGGCTGCGCAGCATCAACCTCACCTGGGCGCAGGAGTTGTGCATCTACATGTTCGTGTGGATGGCCAAGTTCGGCGCCGCCTATGGCGTGCGCACCGGCGTGCATGTCGGCGTCGATGTGCTGGTCAACCGGCTGCCGGCGGACCGGCAGCGCAAGGTGGTGCTGTTCGCGCTGATGTGCGGCGCGCTGTTCACCGCCATCGTCGGCACGCTGGGCGCCACGTTCGTGTGGGAGATGGCCCACACCCAGCAGGTCTCGGCCGACCTCGAAATGCCGATGTGGCTGGTCTATCTGTGCGTGCCGCTCGGGTCCTATCTGATGTGTTTCCGCTTCCTCCAGGTGGCCTGGACCTTCTGGTTCACGGGTGACCTGCCTCATCACGACCATGCCTATGTCGAGGGCATGACCGAGGAGGACGGCACGCCGGCCGGCACCGGCCATCATCCCGGCGAGGAGGTGAAGCCGTGA